The Arachis ipaensis cultivar K30076 chromosome B10, Araip1.1, whole genome shotgun sequence DNA window CATCTCTTTCATTTTATACCCTGAGCATGGTTTGCTGAGAGATGCACAATGTGAGGTCAGTTTTGAGTTTTGACAACAGGGTTTAGATTTAGTCATAATCTGAATAGCTAAGGGGACcctttattttctctttccttTTCATTCTAAATTAAGGAAAATTGCTACTTTGTTTTCCCTTTTTTAAAGTTAAATGGTAAAAACATGGGAGGGAAAAAAGTTGTTTAAAGTAATTTCCTTTCATAAAGCTTTCAAACTagtaaataaaatgaaaaaagaaaacgtAAATCCAGCAAAACAGTTTGCAAGTTACAATATCGCCATTTTTTCATGACACAAATCAGATTGCAGTTCCTGAATTACATACTGCAGCACACATGCACAAGGAATTAAAAAACCTTTCGGTGTTCTATCATGGCTAAACCCTGAAAACACCAAAGtatgtagaaaaaaaaaaaaaaaaaaaagaaaattagttaatttattaaaaatattaaggtTCCCTTAACCAAAGCTTTAAGATAATAAACAAACAATTTGGTAAGGCATTAATTTATCTCTTCATCGTCTTCGTCACACAAAAATTCAGGCTCAAAAGCAAcgcatttttttgttttaaaaaaaaatctggcTTAGCTCCTACGAGTTTTCACTTTTCATCTAATTTTTTTCTGTTTCCAAAAACAGATCGGTGCAGCAAAACCAACATATACAGAATCAGATCAGAGAACGAAGAAATCAAAAACAGAGAACAAAACAAAACTGAAAACAGATCTGATTTGAGAGAAAGAGCGTTTTTATTTACCTCTTTGAGAGAGCCTGAGCTTCTTCCTCCGTGAGCTGGCCTCCATGGAGCACCTTGCTTATTCTATCCGAAGGctgcaaacaaataaataaagaacAATGCAAACGACGAAAAGcgataattagaaaaaaaaaaatcgaaaagtCAAACAGAGAGAGAATAGTGGATGAATGTGTGAACCTGGCCGGAGCGGGTGGAGGAGGCGGGAGGTGAGGCGGTGGTTTCCGTGGGAGGAGTTTCCGACCATGTTAGGAGATCGGAGGTGGAAGAGTGTGGTTTCCTTACCGGCGTGTTTCTCTGCATTCTCTTGTTTCTGTGTGACTCTCAGTGAATGTGAATGTTAATGTTAATAGGTGGGAGATTGATATTACTTACTCataaatatttgaatttaaaatctaATCATGTTCGATCCGTTCTCCTCTACCTATAAATTACTAATCAAAATGTTATTACTGCTGTCATCTGTAAATACAAACCTTAATTCAAATACAAGTCTTTCTCCACACCCAATCCATTTTGGATGTTGCAGATGGACACTTTTAAAATTCTTTTATCCCTTATATGCTTGACACGTGTACATAAATTGCCTATAAAGACCTTGTTATAAAAAATTTGAGAAATGTTCATAAGCTAACAAGTAACAAGTTAtgaactttttttttcttatatagtTATATTGAATTATTAAGAGTGAATTCTTCAAAAATGATTTAAATTATATGTGCTNNNNNNNNNNNNNNNNNNNNNNNNNCTCGTCTCTTGGTTGCTGCCACGTGCTACTAGTCTCTATCCCTGGTGTCTCCCTCTCCTTATCTCTTGGTCGCTGGACCATCTTCCTCCGTTCTTGGGATCGTCTCGGTTTACAGAGCAGAGAAAACTTTGactaattttctttttccttcttacacatttttcttttttatgtcCCCATTTACAAATTAATATTTAAGAAGATTTTTATGTTTTTGCCCCAcgataaatatttataaaaatactacCAATTACAATGAGGGTGTATTTTCATCCTCATTGCTTAGGCATCGGAAAATCTCACTGTGCGCCGTCGCTACTGCTCTGCTCCTCCCCGTGTCTCGCGTTCGTTGGTGGGTGATCTCGCCGTGTCTTGCTTCTGTGTCTGCTCGAAGTCGAAGCAACATTTCTTCTCTTGTCTGGACTCACTCTGACTCTCTGCTTTAGTTCGGTAGTTCAATTCAGGTATCTCTCAATTTAGTTTCTTTCTTCTCGAAGTTTCAATTTTTCAATTAAGAAATGGAAATAATATGAAAGAGTCTAATCTGCCGCCGTGCAAAATGCCGTTTTTTGCTCCTGCGAGGTTCTCCTCCTTCCTGGAGCTTTTGCTCTGGTAGCTTCTCCTTATCCATTAACGTGCCTTCGCCTCCTCGATCTGTTTCTCAATTTGCGTTCTAACTTCTCACTTTTAGATCTGTAACTAAATTCACATCCTCTTGTTCTGATTACTTCAATGATTGTTATATGCTAATTATTCTAATTACATCCTCTCTCAATAATATTTTCGATTTCGATTTTGAATTCactcttaattattttttctagCATTTCATCTTTCATGAGGCTTTGATAATTGACTGGATGCTCTTTATTTCTAACTCTGTATGTTCTCCAGTTTTTCGGCTGCATAGCAAATGTTTTGCTGATAATCTGTTTCCCTGTCTCCTTACTTTTGCAGCCTTCCCCAATTAAATCTTGTGTAAAATATGGATGATGGACTGCTGAATCTTTATTGCTGTTTttggtattttatttatttaaattttttcgtGGCTAGTCTGATAGGATGTCCTTAAAATTTGTAGTATTTTAGGCTGCAGATTGGAGTAGTGCTACTTCCCTTTATGAACAGGCTGGTAAAACAACATTATTTATTCATACCTTAAATTCTGATAATATAGATAGAGATGTATGAAAATTAAAGCAtgtaactctttaattttggcaGCTAATCGATTTAGAGTTGCCAAGGATTATGAGAGATCAAAAGCAGCATATGAGAAAGCTTCCAAGGGACAAGAGATGCTTGCTTCGTATCCTTATTTATAACTGGTTGTTCTATAATCACTGTGAAAGGATTGTGTGTTTCTGTGTCCTTGACAAGTAAACCAGCCCTTGGGATGCAGCTAAGCACATGGAATCAGCTGCTAATATGGCAAAGGAACTCAGAAACTGGAGAGAAGTTGTGAGCTTCTCTCGAAAGGGCATCGGAATTGTACATTGAGTGTGGGAGGCCACAACCTGCATCAGATGCTCTTGCAAAGGGAGCCCGATATTGTTtggtttctgttttcattttcagtgTTCTATGCTTTAAGGATTTTGTTAAAGAACAagtgaaaacaaacaaaatgaactTTATGGCTTGGAGATGCTGAATTATGTAAATGATATGTAGCTTTCTTTATTTTCTCACTATGCAGTGCTTTGGAAGAAACCATGCCTGAAGAAGCTATTCAGCTATATACTGATGTCATTACAATTCTTGAGGAAGATGGAGGAGGATAAATGGCCTTTGATCTGTATCGTTCTGCTACTGCTGTTTATATAAAACTTGAGAAGTAAGTCTGTGTAGTAAAGTATGAAGTTCCATTCaaaattttcttgcaattttcctTGAATGCTGATTTTGCAACATTTTCCGGGGTATGTTTCTGTAACACAAAGGTATTTGGACGCTGCGCCTCTCCAATTGAAGTTCGGCTTAGCAGCTTCCAAGTGTAATGCTACCAATAGCCAGTGCAAGGTTAGGATTGATTtaattttgcattctgcatttgaACTGTAACTGTATATATATTGTATGTTGCTGTGATGGAATTTGCTTGTTATTTTTAGGGAGAAATTCCTCTAACAGAGATGCTCATAAATGCAGGCATATCTCAATGCAATTATTATCTACCTTTATACTAATGACTACAAGCAAGCAGAGATGTGTTATAATGACTGCTCTCGGTGAGTTTCTGCCTCCTCTAATATAAACAAATATGTACTAATTATAGAATAATTACAACACAAGGGTTGAAAGTGAAACACATTATTTGAGGAGCAAAGTTCTCCATGTATTGTTTCTATTGATATCAATCATCATTTATATATCAGCAGCATTTCTTTTTCTGTTTATATACAGAAATTTAGAGATAAATGGAGATCTGTAAGGATGAAATCAATAAAGCCTAAATGACACCAAAAGCtagcttaaaaagaaaaatataaatataaaaaagaaaagtataaatGGGACAGGCACTAGCAACTACAATGGGTGTTTAATAGCATTAGCCACCTCTAACTAACAAGTTCACTCTATTACTAGgaacaaaagaaaattttatatCTTGGCCTTACCCAGAATTTTCTTCAGTTTAGTTTTAGGAATCCTTGTAGCAATGACTTCATCTCTTCAAATGAATGAAAATGTCCTTCTATGTTATCTTCTTGCTCCTGCTTTATCAAATTGAAGCCGAAAGTTTTGGTCTTGACATCACCCAGAGAGTTGCTTGAACCATTTGAGCACTTAGAGGCATCATTTCCACTGCCTGAAGATTCAGAGGAAAGTTCTTTGTGATGCCAGTACTCTACACATTGATGACTGGGATCTTGAGCTTCAATGGCCTGAAATTGTTTGCCGGAATTGATTAAAACTTCAGAAGTTAGATCATAACTTCCTCAGTGGCTGAAAAGATCTTCAATATTTGAGATTGCGTTACCTGAATAATGGATGGCTTAAGGAATCCGAACATTTTATGACCATTAATGCTTTGCAAAACCTCCAAGGGAGGGAGTTCTTGTTCACCTAGACTCTTACACCTCTCGATCTCAGCGTTTAGTCTGTCAAGAATTGTTTCCCAACACTTATCCGCTGATGTGTTTGTGAAAGCTTCAGTTGGATGTTCTTCCATGGTAACCTGGAATATATTTTACAAAATGTGTAATAAACTTCGATCAAGAACTAGTCAATCATAGGTGTAAAACCAAAGAGAGATACAAGGTCAGAAATAATACCTTGAAAAGAGGACCAAGAAATCCAGCATCAGAGATTTCAGAAACATAATTACAGGGTCTTGTTGGATCAAGAATACTAAAGAACTTAACACGGCTCTTGAATCCTGGATAAGTTTACCAAAACAATAAAAAAGTTGCTCTTAAAAAAAAAGAGTGCTCTGTCTTCGACACAGAATATTAAAGCTGGCTTATCCTGTAGTTATAAGTAGGAGAACGGAGAGAACACAATTAGCaatatttattttagttaacaagATCATTCATGATGAACAAGTAGCTTTTCAGTTTGGGATAAAAACCATTTGTCAAGTAGCTTACCAGTTTATGGTTTTTATCCCAAACTTGACAAATGGTTTTATTTTAGTTAACATTTATTTTACCAGTTTGGGATACAGATCAAAGGCAATTTGTCCTCCTCCATCTTCCTCAAGAATTGTAATGACATCAGTATATAGCTGAATAGCTTCTTCAGGCATGGTTTCTTCCAAAGCACTGCATAGTGAGAAAATAAAGAAAGCTACATATCATTTACATAATTCAGCATCTCCAAGCCATAAagttcattttgtttgttttcactTGTTCTTTAACAAAATCCTTAAAGCATAGAAcactgaaaatgaaaacagaaaccaAACAATACCGGGCTCCCTTTGCAAGAGCATCTGATGCAGGTTGTGGCCTCCCACACTCAATGTACAATTCCGACGCCCTTTCGAGAGAAGCTCACAACTTCTCTCCAGTTTCTGAGTTCCTTTGCCATATTAGCAGCTGATTCCATGTGCTTAGCTGCATCCCAAGGGCTGGTTTACTTGTCAAGGACACAGAAACACAGAATCCTTTCACAGTGATTATAGAACAACCAGTTATAAATAAGGATACGAAGCAAGCATCTCTTGTCCCTTGGAAGCTTTCTCATATGCTGCTTTTGATCTCTCATAATCCTTGGCAACTCTAAATCGATTAGCtgccaaaattaaagagttacaTGCTTTAATTTTCATACATCTCTATCTATATTATCAGAATTTAAGGTATGAATAAATAATGTTGTTTTACCAGCCTGTTCATAAAGGGAAGTAGCACTACTCCAATCTGCAGCCTAAAATACTACAAATTTTAAGGACATCCTATCAGACTAGCCacgaaaaaatttaaataaataaaataccaaAAACAGCAATAAAGATTCAGCAGTCTATCATCCATATTTTACACAAGATTTAATTGGGGAAGGCTGCAAAAGTAAGGAGACAGGGAAACAGATTATCAGCAAAACATTTGCTATGCAGCCGAAAAACTGGAGAACATACAGAGTTAGAAATAAAGAGCATCCAGTCAATTATCAAAGCCTCATGAAAGATGAAATGctagaaaaaataattaagagtGAATTCAAAATCGAAATCGAAAATATTATTGAGAGAGGATGTAATTAGAATAATTAGCATATAACAATCATTGAAGTAATCAGAACAAGAGGATGTGAATTTAGTTACAGATCTAAAAGTGAGAAGTTAGAACGCAAATTGAATATGTTGGTGATTTTGATTGgcaataaatttatttatgagttTAATAGTTTTACTTGaatgttgttttgattttaaaagaATTGTATTGTAAACCAGTTTTCAATTAAAAGTTTCCCGTCCTTATATGTTGGTGATCATATATTGCGTTTGTGAGAATCATGATAGTTTGCACTACCTTTGGCTATAGCTTTCCATATAGAATACGTAACACAACCAAAAGAAAGCTGTAAATTTGATGACATGTAACATGGTTAGATTAGATGTATCCATATATCTAGAATGTGCACAACTTAATAATTCATATTTGTGTTCGTCGGTCATCAATCTTAAATTTTATACATAAAATACAGTGTAGAGTGAAATAGATACCTGAATGATTCCCTTGCTATGGGTGAGACCATGCATTGATTTATGCCTCTCTCACCACTTTCTAAGTCTTCCCTTCTCTTAATAACTTCCTCATCTTGGTAGAATTGATAATCTTGATACTTAGGAAGCACTAGGAGTCACAATATTAAATCTATTAGCATAAAATTGTGACGTATATAGTTTAAATTTCTGAACATTAACTTTTTGGTTTAATTATAGTCATGCTAATTGTGAAGTGCAACGGTTTACAAAGTTTCTGATAAAAAACTTACCAAAATTTCTTTAATTCTCCTTTTGTTCTTCAACCATCTAGCATTTCTATTTTTTGTGCAATATTTGAAATTTTCTGCACACCTCATTGTTCTTATCTTTCTCCCAATCATTGCTGCAAAGAAAGACATCAAAACTACTGCTTTTGATAATTCTCAATGACACAATGGATCTTTTTATGGTGCTGATAACTCTAGTTATAATAGAACTTACTATCAGGTAGTGACTTTAATTAACTATGTTGTTTGACATTTTATATTTTGTTCAAAGTAGATTCTTGACTTACTTGAAAATTGCTCCTCTTTTTATTCTTTAGGAGTCAATATATGCTCAAGCGCCGCATGAAATTTCTAGTGTTCAATATTTTGAAAACTATCAACAGCAATTTGATCCTAGATATGGAAGAGGATATGGTGTTCCTACACCACACCAGCAATCTCAACAGCCTAATTTTATTTGTTCCACCACAGATTGCTCAGGTCCCCAATCTCCccaaatattttaatatataacaACTCAAACCATTAAGAAACTAACAGTAGCAGTTTTTTGTGTCTTCGTTTGGAGTTAGTGTTCAATTGCCCCATATTTTTGTCATTGTAAACAATCAGCTCTAGATTGTTTTGAAAAACAGAATTATGAGCTTGTGTTTTATATATCGTTTAAGTGACATTTTTCTTCTGTTTATATATGCTGAACAGATTGTGAGGGAGACCAAATGTTATTGAATgcatttttgacttctttggtaCCACTATCTTTTGTCAAATTTGGTTTGAAGCATTAGAAGATTTCATAGAGTGATCATTGCCTCGGCATTTACAAGCAATTTCTGATTTATTCCatcattattttctttttgtgcttaatttgtgACATGCtgtgatttttaggattttttagtttTGAAGTATGGAAGCAAAAAAAGTGATTCATTGGTGTAGTAAGGATAGTCTTACAATCTGAATTATATAACAAATTTTATTTATCCATTAATACTTTCTCATTTTGAATCCATTTATCTGGTGAATGAACTAAATATTACTTTACCGCATTAGCATTCATCTTACCCCCTTTGTTTGTTCTTTTGTTTGCAGGAAAGAAGTTTTGCATCTTTATAAGTGCAAGATGAAAGCAAGAGTTATTATTGAACTAACAATAGATAATTGTATTCTAAATATAAAGCTCTAGAGTATTTCAAGTAAAAGGGTctagaaaaataaatttattcatAATTGCTTTATGAATTTGAAGCTGACTGGCACAGAATGACTTATACTATGTTGGTTGTCTAAAATTGAAAGTGGTCGAAATGCTTTAGGCATTGAAGTAGCAGGGAAGGGTgcaattagttttgaaaaattgGAGTATTATCTTGGTGTAATAATTGTgtgactttattttatgattgatATTGTACTTTGTAACTTTATATGATTATTTGTATTAAGTTATATtgtattatataatttaaaatagatcAATTATATCTTATAAATTTAGGATATGTTTGAACTTTGTTATTGCTCATTCTTTGGATAAGTTATATTGTATCTATTATACCAGCAATAATTAGTTACGATAATATATAGGTCactaataatttatattatttttttttcatataactGACAAATTAAAGGAAATTAGTAATATAAAATTGTAACATGTAGAGAAAGGATAAATTAGTGTATAAACTAATGAAAAATAATTCAGTAATATGACTTTTAGAAAAGTATGCAAAACGTGGTATAGAGAAAATAGTAAGTTTTGAGAGTTGGGAAGTTCATAGGGTAATAGGTATTTCTAAGTGCACAAATAGGTTGTATTACATGATACGTTGATTTAATTACACTACTACATTTGTTAATGCTTAGTAAAGCTTATGATACATTAATAGCATCTTTGGTGAGATTGAAAACAATTATTCATATCTTCTTTTTAGATTTAataaaatagatatttttttattatgtattttttatttctcaTTATGAATCACTTTTTTGTTATCATAGAAAGAACTTATTCATAATTATAATTTAACTTCAAAATCATCAattatttctcatttttttttattattattattattattatctgtgCAAGTACGAGAAGGTTGAGTTGAAAAGTGTCTTCATTTGATTTCATAGTCACGGCAAAGCTAAAAGGGTCAGGAGTCAAGTAAGGACAAGCTTAGAGCTAGAATACTCTAAAACTGAAGTTAAGTTCTTCTTTAAGAATCCTTAGTTCAGAGAAGGTGGTTGTTCCCTTGGCAAAAGAgcataaggaaaaaaaaattgcAGCAAACTAAACTGTTGTAAACCACTAAACTATTTAAAATTGTAAACTACTAAACTATTTACTTGCACAATTCCATACTACTAAACTATTATAATTAGCTGTTACTTTCcgtaggaatcttctatgatacAAAATATGGGAGAATGGATAATGCATATAAGGCGTTTGATGAAAATTGTCAACGAAAAACTTGCGGCTTATACCACTATAATTACTTCGTATGCTTATAGTGCAGATTCTTGCCCCTATCTGACGGTATATTCATGCTCTTATTTTGAAAATAGTTAAATTGCTTCCACAGAAATTATTAACAATTTAATTCATTATCTGAAAactatttgattttcaataaaGGAACATCCTTCAACAATTTCAATTGTGTGCAGAAATGAAGCAGCATGATTCCGTTGAAATTCACAACAATTTAGCAATGGATAATTCAGTGAATATGCTAAAGAAAACCATGGTCATGAATGAATCAAATGTGTTAGGAATTTATGGTACCCATTCAAAGTTCTAGATCATGAAGAATGAGAAGAATACATGCTTAGTTCCTGAATCACCTCTACCATTTTGGCCTTTGCTCAGAAAGCTTATGAATGCACATCACTGCAATCTTTGAAAGAATTGCTGCTTCTAGTTTCGAATATTTTTTCTTTAGATTTGTgtccacaaaatcatcaaatcTCAAAAACTCAACTGCCATTCTGATTGAACCCCGTACTGTTGTCTTTCCAGACAGGACTTGAAGAACAATGACACCGAATGCATAAACGTCGCTCGTCTCAGTGATGCGTCCAGTGGTAATGTATTCAAGAGCTAGGTATCCCATGGCAGCACCAACTTTCGGTGCCGAATAAACATTGTCGTCTGCTAGAAGCTTGGGGAACCCAGCATCCATGATCAATGGGTTAAACTGATTGTCAAGAAGAACTTTTTCAACTAAaatattttggtgaaccattgTAGGTTTGCTTGCTTCATTGCTTTGCAGATATCTAAGACCTGGTTAAAAAGGATTAGCAAATACTCAATATCAACCAGATAGATACTTATGTTCATTCTGCATAATGATTATAGCTTAATCTTTACTATAAGTTCATAATAGTCATCTTAATTCATGTAACCGATGCTAAATACTAAATAGTTGAAAAATACCTTGTTGTAAGAAAGAGGCAAATTTTCTTATCTACAATGAATTTCTTAGAAAATATTGGGTGTCGAAAAAGAACTACCCTTTTGCATTGCCCTTGATGATGGAAACCCTATTAGAAAACTCAAACACATTTTCACTTCCATCTTCCATATCAAGATGTATAGAGTGCCACCGGTTACAAAATCATAGACAAGGTAACATTCACCTCTACTACTTGAGCAACAAAAACCTCTCATCTTTATAATGTTTTCATGTCTCAGTGAGGTTAGCAGGCTCAATCCCTTCAAGAATTCAACTTCCTCAGGTATGCAGCATGTCACATTAATACTGAGAACTCGTTTGTAGAC harbors:
- the LOC107622412 gene encoding cysteine-rich receptor-like protein kinase 3 isoform X1, with amino-acid sequence MRDVSVRVFSIILMFFFHLRYHCRYRCLHLAPSPPLLLPPHHTFRSSALLHFVSAPANYSGLRYLQSNEASKPTMVHQNILVEKVLLDNQFNPLIMDAGFPKLLADDNVYSAPKVGAAMGYLALEYITTGRITETSDVYAFGVIVLQVLSGKTTVRGSIRMAVEFLRFDDFVDTNLKKKYSKLEAAILSKIAVMCIHKLSEQRPKW
- the LOC107622412 gene encoding proline-rich receptor-like protein kinase PERK3 isoform X2, translated to MRGFCCSSSRGLRYLQSNEASKPTMVHQNILVEKVLLDNQFNPLIMDAGFPKLLADDNVYSAPKVGAAMGYLALEYITTGRITETSDVYAFGVIVLQVLSGKTTVRGSIRMAVEFLRFDDFVDTNLKKKYSKLEAAILSKIAVMCIHKLSEQRPKW